Proteins from one Chroococcidiopsis sp. CCMEE 29 genomic window:
- a CDS encoding AGE family epimerase/isomerase — translation MKQFTQSTTLMGYVTEIKEQDSAFSIKCRSSEEFWVYVGRETQFQFMQNLDGINRDRYPTPEGFSWNSSQLVRKYIQRDRLVVVQGVYLEDGANRRFDARIVSLLQSFNGEFLFEETHWWITQIARLADTWLGFLFSNKMTYEIDDFKLYRTNLNIIGLPMDDSIQESSTLARLIYGLSSAYLLTGCESYLSAARAGVQYQRETFRSLTSDGKHCFWASGKRKTQYSYQLYMTSQNDDDRGTIPLYEQIYALAGLAQYYRITLDWEVLDDIQRTVRTFNDFFLDLESKYGKDAYGDYFSHLDYATMSWDSPALGDNQAKKNWNSIGDHIPAYLVNLMLALEPLPITEGNFEELQQFLNICKKILHTTSSIIVEQFPDPDPNVPFVNERFLRNWQPDRAWRWQQNRAVVGHNLKIAWNLTRVANYYYFMADKTAAENPEEAEQFKQLADKLMRLADKLGASMAEIGVDLFRGGIFDTLERNPHNGMPLEFPWSNTKDFWQQEQALLAYLILHGCSNEDETQKQEYLRLAQETAAFWNLFFLDQENKGVFFRVTDGGMPVIQGDYDNKGGHAISGYHAFELNYLAHIYISSYVTKKPFCLYFKPSKTCRQRSLNVLPDFVKPNTFQIGRINIDGSERDAIDPDNFRITLSDREFTLGSEAEIVVELKPLSA, via the coding sequence GTGAAGCAATTTACTCAAAGTACAACCCTAATGGGTTACGTGACTGAGATAAAAGAACAAGACTCTGCCTTTAGTATCAAATGCCGTAGTAGTGAAGAATTTTGGGTATATGTTGGCAGAGAAACTCAATTTCAATTCATGCAAAATCTAGACGGTATCAACCGCGATCGCTATCCTACTCCTGAAGGTTTTTCTTGGAATTCCTCACAATTAGTTAGAAAGTATATCCAGCGCGATCGCCTGGTAGTGGTGCAAGGAGTTTACCTAGAGGACGGCGCTAATCGCCGCTTCGACGCACGTATTGTCAGCTTACTACAATCATTCAACGGTGAATTTCTGTTTGAAGAAACACACTGGTGGATTACACAAATTGCTCGTTTAGCTGATACTTGGCTAGGCTTTTTATTTTCTAATAAAATGACCTACGAAATTGATGACTTTAAGCTTTACCGAACCAATTTAAACATCATTGGGTTACCAATGGATGACAGCATTCAAGAAAGTTCAACTTTAGCTAGATTGATCTATGGTCTTTCTTCAGCTTACTTGTTGACTGGATGCGAAAGTTATCTATCAGCCGCTCGTGCGGGAGTTCAATATCAACGTGAGACTTTCCGCAGCTTAACTAGCGATGGCAAGCATTGTTTTTGGGCATCTGGCAAGCGCAAGACACAGTATAGCTATCAACTATACATGACTTCCCAAAACGACGACGATAGAGGCACAATCCCACTCTACGAGCAAATTTATGCACTAGCTGGATTAGCTCAATACTATCGAATCACCCTAGATTGGGAAGTACTTGATGATATTCAGCGAACAGTTCGTACTTTTAATGATTTCTTTCTTGATCTCGAATCGAAGTATGGCAAGGATGCTTACGGAGATTATTTTTCTCACCTTGATTATGCAACGATGAGTTGGGATAGTCCTGCTTTGGGTGACAACCAAGCCAAGAAAAACTGGAATTCCATTGGCGATCACATCCCAGCGTATCTTGTTAACTTAATGCTTGCTCTGGAACCGCTACCAATCACTGAGGGTAACTTCGAAGAATTGCAACAGTTCCTCAATATCTGCAAAAAAATCCTCCACACCACCAGCTCCATCATCGTTGAGCAGTTTCCCGATCCAGATCCCAACGTTCCATTTGTGAACGAGCGGTTTCTCCGCAACTGGCAACCAGATCGAGCTTGGCGATGGCAGCAAAATCGTGCGGTTGTAGGACACAACTTAAAGATTGCATGGAACCTAACTCGCGTTGCTAATTACTACTACTTTATGGCTGACAAAACTGCGGCTGAGAACCCAGAAGAAGCAGAGCAATTTAAACAGTTGGCAGATAAGTTGATGAGGCTAGCAGATAAGTTAGGCGCTAGCATGGCGGAGATTGGAGTAGACCTATTCCGAGGTGGAATTTTTGATACTCTTGAGCGCAATCCTCATAATGGGATGCCTTTGGAGTTTCCTTGGAGCAACACTAAAGACTTTTGGCAACAGGAACAAGCTCTTCTCGCTTACTTGATTCTGCATGGCTGTAGTAATGAGGATGAGACCCAAAAGCAAGAGTATTTAAGACTTGCCCAAGAAACAGCTGCCTTCTGGAATTTATTCTTTCTCGATCAGGAGAACAAAGGAGTCTTCTTCCGAGTTACTGATGGTGGCATGCCAGTCATTCAAGGCGACTATGACAACAAAGGCGGTCATGCGATCTCTGGGTACCACGCATTCGAGCTAAATTATTTAGCTCACATCTATATCAGTTCTTACGTGACGAAAAAACCTTTCTGCCTTTACTTCAAACCAAGTAAAACGTGTCGGCAGCGATCGCTTAATGTATTACCTGATTTCGTTAAACCCAATACCTTCCAAATCGGCCGCATCAACATTGATGGTAGCGAGCGCGATGCAATCGACCCCGATAACTTTCGGATTACGCTGAGCGATCGCGAATTTACCCTCGGTTCAGAGGCAGAAATTGTTGTGGAACTGAAGCCTTTAAGTGCATAG
- a CDS encoding DJ-1/PfpI family protein translates to MITETLEGKKIAVLVETEYIPEEIAAYQTRFPELGATVHLMSRLWGNQSVRFASDVDSVEAADRINRQETSLPTLEVNIDFQNTDINEYAAVIMAANYTSVRLRYFQPPEGQPISPEQTRTAPAVQFFAKAMANPKIIKGLLCHGLWLLTPMPELLKGRRVICHEVVLADIVNAGAVYVPSPTNIVVDGDLVTGRSGHDVNAFIDAIAQQIVLQEKGLSLLAYEQMVLQEAAS, encoded by the coding sequence ATGATTACTGAGACACTTGAAGGCAAAAAAATTGCTGTACTCGTTGAAACTGAATATATTCCTGAAGAAATTGCGGCTTATCAAACACGCTTTCCCGAACTAGGAGCAACCGTGCATTTAATGTCTCGGCTGTGGGGTAATCAAAGCGTTCGCTTCGCAAGCGATGTCGATAGTGTAGAAGCGGCGGATAGGATCAATAGACAGGAAACGAGCCTCCCAACATTGGAAGTCAACATTGACTTTCAGAACACAGACATTAATGAATATGCGGCTGTGATCATGGCTGCTAACTACACCAGCGTGCGTCTACGCTACTTTCAGCCACCAGAAGGACAGCCAATCAGCCCAGAACAGACTCGCACTGCCCCAGCAGTACAGTTCTTTGCCAAGGCAATGGCGAATCCCAAAATCATTAAAGGCTTGCTGTGTCATGGACTGTGGCTGCTGACACCAATGCCGGAACTACTCAAAGGGCGACGGGTAATCTGTCATGAAGTTGTCCTTGCAGACATCGTGAATGCAGGTGCAGTTTACGTGCCATCGCCTACCAACATTGTTGTGGATGGCGACTTGGTAACGGGGCGATCGGGGCATGATGTGAATGCATTTATCGATGCGATCGCCCAACAAATCGTTCTGCAAGAAAAAGGCTTATCTCTGCTGGCTTACGAACAAATGGTATTGCAAGAAGCAGCAAGTTAA
- a CDS encoding type 1 glutamine amidotransferase domain-containing protein, whose amino-acid sequence MTRKILIVLSEWGYWGEELVGPLETFDAAGYQVDFATPTGKRPVALTPSMDATFVDPPLGRPVVSSEMAEKVRALDDPNNTRLNNPKSLREWLPERPYWSSPKFLREMEAYYRRLEEIRERDLSQYDSMLIVGGSGPMVDLVNNQRVHALILSFYQMDKPIAAECYGVPCLAFARDINDRKSIIWGKHVTGHCLEYDYKDGTGFMGTNVDPGLGNINFGPPFYPLEYILRDATGPQGQFHGNVGHEVSVIVDYPFITGRSTPDSYATGQRVVEVLEHGLRRYGW is encoded by the coding sequence ATGACTAGAAAGATTTTGATCGTGCTATCTGAATGGGGTTACTGGGGAGAAGAATTAGTCGGTCCTCTTGAAACCTTCGATGCGGCAGGATACCAGGTTGACTTTGCCACTCCAACAGGTAAACGACCGGTAGCCCTCACCCCCAGCATGGATGCTACATTTGTCGATCCACCTTTAGGTCGTCCTGTAGTCTCCTCAGAGATGGCAGAGAAGGTACGAGCCTTAGACGACCCCAACAACACCCGCTTAAATAACCCAAAAAGTCTGAGAGAGTGGTTGCCCGAAAGACCTTATTGGAGTTCACCAAAATTCCTACGGGAAATGGAAGCATACTACAGAAGGCTTGAAGAGATACGTGAGAGAGATTTAAGCCAATACGATTCTATGTTGATCGTCGGTGGTAGCGGTCCAATGGTCGATTTGGTTAACAACCAAAGAGTTCACGCTTTGATCCTTAGCTTCTACCAAATGGATAAGCCTATTGCTGCCGAATGTTATGGTGTACCTTGTCTTGCCTTTGCCCGTGACATCAATGATCGCAAAAGTATTATCTGGGGCAAGCACGTTACAGGTCACTGCTTGGAATATGACTACAAAGATGGTACAGGATTTATGGGAACGAACGTCGATCCTGGCTTAGGCAACATTAACTTTGGTCCCCCATTCTATCCGCTAGAGTACATCCTCCGCGATGCCACAGGTCCCCAAGGGCAGTTTCATGGCAATGTCGGGCATGAAGTTTCAGTGATTGTTGATTACCCATTCATTACAGGACGCTCTACCCCGGATTCTTATGCCACTGGTCAAAGGGTAGTGGAAGTCTTAGAACACGGACTAAGACGGTACGGCTGGTAG
- a CDS encoding thiamine pyrophosphate-binding protein, producing the protein MEKRNGRFAIVEQLLADGIHYMFGNPGTVEEGFLDSLSDYYPEFEYILALQETIAVAAADGYARVTKKPTIVQLHSGVGLGNGIGMLYQAMRGHAPLVVLAGEAGTQYDAMDAQMAADLVSMAKPVTKWATRVLHPASLLRVLRRAIKIAATPPMGPVFVSLPMDILDEPNEEEVFPTSIPVTRVAPEADAIAQAAAMLATASNPLMIVGDGVAYSDAQAELTRVAELIGAQVWGADSSEPNMSATHPLFGGLLGHMFGASSSRITSQADVVLICGTYVFPEVFPALSGAFAPGTKTIHIDLNGYEIAKNFPVDLGLLSDPKTTLAKLSAQLEKTLTPEQKRLIYQRTTQIVEAKKQQMVEQFEADKAVHDLVPLHLSQFAEELARHLPPNAIVFDEAITHSEELCRYIPPTTLGHYFQTRGGSLGVGIPGAIGIKLAHPDKTAIGFTGDGGAMYTIQALWTAAHHNIDAKFVICNNRSYRILKLNILQYWQEQQIPAHEFPASFDLCKPDIRFDELARAMGVQAVRVETSEQIKPAIAQALFHNGPFLIDLVISSEVPGTLVSPKCGQ; encoded by the coding sequence ATGGAAAAAAGAAATGGTCGGTTTGCAATTGTAGAACAATTGCTTGCAGATGGTATTCACTACATGTTCGGTAACCCTGGCACGGTTGAAGAGGGGTTTCTCGATTCGCTCAGCGATTATTACCCAGAGTTTGAATACATCCTTGCCTTACAAGAGACGATCGCGGTAGCGGCAGCTGATGGCTACGCCCGCGTTACCAAAAAGCCAACCATTGTGCAACTTCACAGTGGAGTTGGTCTAGGCAATGGCATCGGTATGTTATACCAAGCAATGCGCGGTCATGCCCCATTAGTCGTATTAGCGGGGGAAGCTGGCACTCAATACGATGCGATGGATGCACAAATGGCGGCAGACCTTGTAAGTATGGCAAAGCCTGTTACCAAATGGGCAACTAGAGTTCTTCATCCTGCTTCGCTGTTGCGCGTGTTGCGGCGGGCAATCAAAATTGCTGCTACGCCTCCGATGGGTCCGGTCTTTGTTTCTCTACCGATGGATATTCTCGATGAACCGAATGAGGAAGAAGTATTTCCTACCTCGATCCCAGTGACGCGGGTTGCCCCGGAAGCAGATGCGATCGCTCAAGCAGCAGCAATGCTTGCCACAGCATCAAATCCACTCATGATTGTAGGCGACGGCGTAGCCTATTCTGATGCCCAAGCTGAATTAACCCGCGTAGCCGAACTGATTGGCGCTCAAGTTTGGGGTGCAGACTCATCAGAACCAAATATGAGCGCTACCCATCCACTATTTGGCGGCTTGCTGGGTCACATGTTTGGAGCAAGTAGTAGCCGCATCACATCCCAAGCTGATGTCGTTCTAATTTGCGGTACTTATGTTTTCCCTGAAGTGTTTCCCGCTTTATCAGGTGCGTTTGCTCCAGGGACAAAAACGATCCACATTGATTTAAATGGCTATGAAATAGCAAAGAACTTTCCGGTAGATTTAGGGCTGCTCAGCGATCCGAAAACGACCCTAGCCAAACTGAGCGCTCAATTAGAAAAGACATTGACCCCAGAGCAAAAACGATTAATTTATCAACGAACTACTCAGATAGTTGAAGCTAAAAAGCAGCAAATGGTCGAGCAGTTTGAAGCTGACAAAGCCGTACATGACCTCGTACCGTTGCATCTATCGCAGTTTGCCGAGGAATTAGCTAGACATTTACCGCCAAACGCGATCGTCTTCGATGAGGCAATTACTCATTCTGAAGAACTGTGTCGCTATATTCCACCCACCACACTAGGGCATTATTTTCAAACGCGCGGCGGTTCTCTAGGTGTGGGCATTCCTGGCGCAATTGGAATTAAACTTGCCCATCCAGATAAAACCGCGATCGGCTTTACTGGTGATGGTGGTGCTATGTACACCATCCAGGCGTTATGGACTGCTGCCCATCACAATATCGATGCGAAATTTGTCATCTGCAACAATCGCAGCTATCGCATTCTAAAGCTGAACATCTTGCAGTATTGGCAAGAGCAGCAGATCCCAGCACACGAATTTCCTGCTTCTTTCGACTTGTGCAAACCAGATATCCGGTTTGACGAGCTAGCACGGGCAATGGGAGTGCAAGCAGTGCGCGTGGAAACATCAGAGCAGATCAAACCAGCGATCGCCCAAGCTTTGTTCCACAACGGACCTTTCCTGATTGACCTAGTAATTAGCAGCGAAGTACCTGGTACTTTGGTTAGCCCTAAGTGCGGACAGTGA
- a CDS encoding AraC family transcriptional regulator, producing MQLANRVATPPQTLTLSAQNPAQPRLTVFHSTGCSNTQSSRPHAHSFFELFFIEEGEGWYSSGDRQVWAKPGDLFLIAPGKVHDPSDLDHATKWIVGFGADALNPAYTDADMFLMLPNQLLGSFLHMEHVEAKHFWVSPVERPRWLALFQQLKNELCDQELGFREAARALLMLLLIETARLTTPKSPELPELKQSSAQSRPIVKKVLYFINANYCNSIGLQEVAEAVNLSPAYLTNLIRRETGRTVLSWIVEYRMAEARRLLLETDQSVNQISEAVGYFDSGYFIRLFRRLNSTTPQAWRLLYRS from the coding sequence ATGCAGTTAGCTAATCGCGTTGCGACTCCACCACAGACACTGACCTTATCTGCCCAAAACCCCGCTCAACCTAGACTAACAGTATTTCACTCCACAGGCTGTTCAAATACTCAATCTTCACGTCCTCATGCTCATTCGTTTTTTGAACTTTTCTTCATTGAAGAGGGTGAAGGCTGGTACTCGAGTGGTGATCGCCAAGTTTGGGCTAAACCTGGCGATCTTTTTCTCATCGCTCCTGGCAAGGTTCACGATCCCAGCGATCTCGATCACGCAACTAAGTGGATTGTTGGTTTTGGAGCTGATGCCCTTAACCCAGCGTATACTGATGCTGACATGTTTTTAATGCTGCCTAATCAACTGCTGGGTTCATTTCTGCACATGGAGCATGTTGAAGCTAAACACTTCTGGGTTTCCCCTGTGGAACGTCCGCGATGGTTAGCGCTGTTCCAGCAGCTAAAAAATGAACTTTGCGACCAGGAACTTGGTTTTAGAGAGGCAGCACGCGCGCTTTTAATGCTATTGCTGATTGAAACTGCTAGACTAACAACTCCCAAGTCACCTGAGTTACCTGAGTTAAAACAATCCTCTGCTCAATCTCGCCCAATTGTGAAAAAAGTTTTGTACTTTATAAATGCTAATTACTGTAATTCCATTGGGCTGCAAGAAGTAGCTGAGGCAGTCAACCTTTCTCCTGCCTACCTGACCAACCTAATCCGGCGGGAAACTGGACGGACTGTACTGAGTTGGATCGTCGAATACCGCATGGCAGAGGCACGCCGCTTGCTGCTTGAAACCGATCAATCTGTGAATCAAATTTCTGAAGCAGTAGGCTATTTTGATTCAGGTTATTTCATTCGTCTGTTTCGTCGTCTCAACAGCACAACTCCACAAGCATGGAGACTTTTGTATCGCAGCTAA